One part of the Ziziphus jujuba cultivar Dongzao chromosome 2, ASM3175591v1 genome encodes these proteins:
- the LOC107417451 gene encoding acyl-CoA--sterol O-acyltransferase 1-like — MVVSLGGVDDLHLNFYNKILHLHLSFPETGQRIKMEGEFNNFMMVWFSVLVSLSYCYGVAKLVPVGIPRLFFIFPIVILFFLLPLKLSTIHLGGGTAFFITWLGSFKLLLFIFGKGPLALDPSMSLGKFLAIACLPIEIRQNPSPNLHPNRENREIPPPKPLKRPEKIQLGIKNPSLPNPNQNGKIKENPPQKSGSKSPLLVYAMKGLLLAVLVHALGYKEHFHQKVILALNCLLIYILLEILLSTVAFTVRVLLGLEIEPHFNDPLLSTSLQDFWGKRWNLMVSRVLRPTVYEPIISFSELFIGREWAPLPAIMGTFLVSGLMHELIFYYMGRVRPTWEVTWFFFLHGLCLAVEIVLKKKLVLVFPGRWRLPWMIPTVLTLGFLMETCYWLFFPQFLRCNADVRIIQEYADFGAFLKSISQKFASLVR; from the coding sequence ATGGTGGTTTCTCTAGGTGGAGTTGACGATCTACACTTAAACTTTTATAACAAAATCCTCCATCTCCATCTTTCTTTTCCAGAAACTGGACAAAGAATAAAAATGGAAGGCGAATTCAACAACTTCATGATGGTATGGTTCTCAGTTTTAGTATCTTTATCATATTGCTATGGTGTTGCTAAACTAGTCCCAGTAGGTATTCCAAGACTCTTCTTTATCTTCCCAATTGTCATCCTCTTTTTCCTTCTACCTCTCAAGCTCTCCACCATTCATCTTGGTGGTGGAACTGCTTTCTTCATTACATGGCTTGGAAGCTTCAAGCTTTTACTATTCATTTTTGGTAAAGGTCCTCTAGCTTTAGATCCATCAATGTCTCTAGGAAAATTTCTAGCTATTGCTTGCTTACCAATTGAGATCCGACAAAACCCATCTCCAAATTTACATCCAAATAGAGAAAACAGAGAAATCCCACCTCCAAAACCATTGAAGAGACCTGAAAAAATCCAACTTGGAATAAAAAACCCATCTTTGCCAAATCCAAATCAGAATggcaaaatcaaagaaaacccACCTCAGAAATCAGGCTCTAAATCACCACTATTGGTTTATGCAATGAAAGGTTTACTCCTGGCTGTTCTAGTCCATGCGCTGGGTTACAAAGAACATTTCCATCAAAAAGTGATCTTGGCCCTCAATTGCCTCCTGATTTACATCCTCCTTGAAATTTTGCTATCCACAGTGGCCTTCACTGTTCGAGTTCTGCTTGGATTAGAAATCGAACCCCATTTTAACGACCCATTGCTCTCGACCTCTCTCCAAGACTTCTGGGGAAAAAGGTGGAATCTCATGGTCTCCCGCGTACTCCGTCCGACCGTGTACGAACCCATCATCAGTTTCTCCGAGCTTTTCATTGGTCGTGAATGGGCCCCATTGCCCGCTATAATGGGAACTTTCTTGGTGTCTGGTCTGATGCACGAGCTGATTTTCTATTACATGGGGCGTGTCAGACCAACCTGGGAGGTCACGTGGTTCTTTTTCCTCCATGGACTTTGTTTGGCGGTCGAGATCGTTTTGAAGAAGAAGTTGGTATTAGTGTTTCCCGGCAGGTGGAGGTTGCCTTGGATGATCCCGACGGTTTTGACTCTTGGTTTTTTGATGGAAACCTGCTATTGGCTGTTTTTTCCTCAGTTCCTTCGGTGTAATGCTGACGTTAGAATCATTCAAGAGTATGCTGATTTTGGTGCTTTTTTGAAGAGTATAAGTCAAAAGTTTGCATCTTTGGTCAGATAA